The following are encoded in a window of Camelus bactrianus isolate YW-2024 breed Bactrian camel chromosome 31, ASM4877302v1, whole genome shotgun sequence genomic DNA:
- the HMGB2 gene encoding high mobility group protein B2 gives MGKGDPNKPRGKMSSYAFFVQTCREEHKKKHPDSSVNFAEFSKKCSERWKTMSAKEKSKFEDMAKSDKARYDREMKNYVPPKGDKKGKKKDPNAPKRPPSAFFLFCSEHRPKIKSEHPGLSIGDTAKKLGEMWSEQSAKDKQPYEQKAAKLKEKYEKDIAAYRAKGKSEAGKKGPGRPTGSKKKNEPEDEEEEEEEEEEEDEEEEDEDEE, from the exons CAGACCTGCCGCGAGGAGCACAAGAAGAAGCACCCCGACTCCTCGGTCAACTTCGCCGAGTTCTCCAAGAAGTGCTCCGAGAGATGGAAG ACCATGTCTGCCAAGGAAAAGTCCAAGTTTGAAGACATGGCCAAGAGTGACAAGGCTCGATATGACCGGGAGATGAAAAATTACGTTCCTCCCAAAGGTgacaagaagggaaagaaaaaagaccccAATGCTCCCAAAAGGCCTCC ATCTGCCTTCTTCCTGTTTTGCTCTGAACATCGCCCAAAGATCAAAAGTGAACACCCTGGCTTATCCATTGGGGATACGGCAAAAAAATTGGGCGAAATGTGGTCTGAGCAGTCAGCCAAAGATAAACAGCCGTACGAACAGAAAGCAGCTAAGCTAAAGGAGAAATACGAAAAG GATATTGCTGCATACCGCGCCAAGGGCAAGAGTGAAGCGGGAAAGAAGGGCCCTGGCAGGCCAACAGGCTCCAAGAAGAAGAATGAACCagaagatgaggaggaagaggaagaggaggaagaggaagaagatgaggaggaagaggatgaagaTGAGGAATAA